A DNA window from Streptomyces sp. 71268 contains the following coding sequences:
- a CDS encoding hemolysin family protein — MTAQLITSAVLLVVVAWLAACAEAGLARTTRFRAQEAVRSGRRGSAKLMAVAEDPTRYLNVALLVRVACEVAAGAVVTYACVRAYDETWEALAIAIGVMVLVSYVAVGVSPRTIGRQHPLNTATAAAYVLLPLARVMGPIPQLLILIGNALTPGKGFRKGPFASEAELRAMVDLAEQESLIEDDERRMVHSVFELGDTLVREVMVPRTDLVAIERFKTIRQALTLALRSGFSRIPVTGDSEDDVVGIVYLKDLARKTHVNRDSESDLVSTAMRPATFVPDTKNAGDLLREMQQERNHVAVVIDEYGGTAGIVTIEDILEEIVGEITDEYDRELPPVESLGEDRYRVTARLDIGTLGELYGLRLDDEDVETVGGLLAKSLGRVPIAGAVADVDLSEDATDPDLTALRLTAESSAGRRNRILTVLVEPVRETEDPAQPEAEARGVEAER; from the coding sequence ATGACCGCACAACTGATCACCTCGGCCGTCCTCCTGGTCGTCGTCGCCTGGCTGGCGGCCTGCGCGGAGGCCGGCCTGGCGCGCACGACGCGCTTCCGGGCGCAGGAGGCGGTGCGTTCGGGCCGGCGCGGCAGCGCCAAGCTGATGGCCGTCGCCGAGGACCCCACCCGCTACCTCAACGTGGCGCTGCTGGTCCGGGTGGCCTGCGAGGTCGCGGCCGGCGCCGTCGTCACCTACGCGTGCGTGCGGGCGTACGACGAGACCTGGGAGGCGCTGGCCATCGCGATCGGCGTGATGGTCCTCGTCTCCTACGTCGCGGTCGGCGTCTCGCCCCGTACGATCGGCCGGCAGCACCCGCTCAACACGGCCACGGCCGCCGCCTACGTGCTGTTGCCGCTGGCCCGCGTGATGGGCCCCATCCCGCAACTCCTCATCCTCATCGGCAACGCCCTCACCCCGGGCAAGGGCTTCCGCAAGGGCCCCTTCGCCTCCGAGGCCGAGCTGCGCGCCATGGTGGACCTCGCCGAGCAGGAGTCGCTGATCGAGGACGACGAGCGCCGCATGGTGCACTCCGTCTTCGAGCTGGGGGACACGTTGGTGCGCGAGGTGATGGTGCCGCGCACCGACCTGGTCGCCATCGAGCGGTTCAAGACCATCCGGCAGGCCCTGACCCTCGCGCTGCGCTCCGGGTTCTCCCGCATCCCGGTCACCGGGGACAGCGAGGACGACGTGGTGGGCATCGTCTACCTCAAGGACCTCGCCCGTAAGACGCACGTCAACCGGGACTCCGAGAGCGACCTGGTCTCCACCGCCATGCGCCCGGCGACGTTCGTGCCCGACACGAAGAACGCGGGTGACCTGCTGCGCGAGATGCAGCAGGAGCGCAACCACGTGGCCGTCGTCATCGACGAGTACGGCGGCACGGCCGGCATCGTCACCATCGAGGACATCCTGGAGGAGATCGTCGGCGAGATCACCGACGAGTACGACCGCGAGCTGCCGCCCGTCGAGAGCCTCGGCGAGGACCGCTACCGCGTCACGGCCCGCCTCGACATCGGCACCCTCGGCGAGCTGTACGGGCTGCGCCTGGACGACGAGGACGTGGAGACCGTCGGCGGGCTGCTGGCCAAGTCGCTCGGCCGGGTCCCGATCGCCGGCGCGGTGGCCGACGTCGACCTGAGCGAGGACGCCACCGACCCGGACCTGACGGCCCTGCGCCTGACCGCCGAGTCCTCGGCCGGCCGGCGCAACCGCATCCTGACGGTCCTGGTCGAGCCCGTACGCGAGACGGAAGACCCGGCACAGCCGGAGGCGGAGGCGCGGGGCGTGGAAGCGGAGCGCTAG
- the era gene encoding GTPase Era encodes MSARTPSSEAPHRAGFACFVGRPNAGKSTLTNALVGTKVAITSNRPQTTRHTVRGIVHRPEAQLVLVDTPGLHKPRTLLGERLNDVVRTTWAEVDVIGFCLPADQKLGPGDRYIATELAGIKKTPKVAIVTKTDLVDSQQLAEQLIAIDQLGRDLGIEWAEIVPVSAVADTQVHLLADLLVPLLPESPPLYPEGDLTDEPEQVMVAELIREAALEGVRDELPHSIAVVVEEMIPRADRPKDKPLLDVHANVYIERPSQKGIIIGPKGARLKEVGMKSRKHIEALLGTPVYLDLHVKVAKDWQRDPKQLRKLGF; translated from the coding sequence ATGAGCGCTCGTACTCCCTCTTCGGAAGCTCCCCATCGCGCGGGCTTCGCCTGTTTCGTCGGTCGCCCGAACGCGGGCAAGTCCACCCTGACGAACGCTCTGGTCGGTACCAAGGTGGCCATCACCTCCAACCGGCCGCAGACCACGCGGCACACCGTGCGCGGCATCGTGCACCGCCCCGAGGCGCAGCTCGTCCTCGTGGACACCCCCGGCCTGCACAAGCCGCGCACGCTGCTCGGCGAGCGCCTGAACGATGTCGTGCGGACCACCTGGGCCGAGGTCGACGTGATCGGGTTCTGCCTGCCCGCCGACCAGAAGCTCGGGCCCGGCGACCGTTACATCGCCACCGAACTGGCCGGCATCAAGAAGACGCCCAAGGTCGCGATCGTCACCAAGACCGACCTCGTGGACTCCCAGCAGCTCGCCGAGCAACTGATCGCCATCGACCAGCTCGGCCGCGACCTCGGCATCGAATGGGCCGAGATCGTGCCGGTCTCGGCCGTCGCGGACACCCAGGTCCACCTGCTCGCCGACCTGCTCGTGCCGCTCCTGCCGGAGAGCCCGCCGCTCTACCCGGAGGGCGACCTGACCGACGAGCCGGAGCAGGTCATGGTCGCCGAGCTGATCCGCGAGGCCGCCCTGGAGGGGGTACGGGACGAGCTGCCGCACTCCATCGCGGTCGTGGTCGAGGAGATGATCCCGCGCGCGGACCGCCCCAAGGACAAGCCCCTCCTCGACGTGCACGCCAACGTCTACATCGAGCGGCCGAGCCAGAAGGGCATCATCATCGGCCCGAAGGGCGCCCGCCTGAAGGAGGTCGGCATGAAGTCCCGCAAGCACATCGAGGCCCTGCTCGGCACCCCGGTCTACCTCGACCTGCACGTCAAGGTCGCCAAGGACTGGCAGCGCGACCCCAAGCAGCTCCGCAAGCTCGGTTTCTGA
- a CDS encoding PhoH family protein produces MTQTPTAQSPAQGQARAHFTVPAKHPMVTVLGSGDSLLRVIENAFPATDIHVRGNEISAIGDQREVALIQRLFDEMMLVLRTGQPMTEDAVERSIAMLRAAENGGEQAETPAEVLTQNILSNRGRTIRPKTLNQKRYVDAIDKHTVVFGIGPAGTGKTYLAMAKAVQALQSKQVTRIILTRPAVEAGERLGFLPGTLYEKIDPYLRPLYDALHDMLDPDSIPRLMAAGTIEVAPLAYMRGRSQPVFTNVLTPDGWRPIGDLQVGDLVVGSNGEPTPVLGVYPQGERDIYRVTAQDGSWTLCCGEHLWTVRTAADKRRNKPWRVLETQEMIGNLRAAHARRYELPLLTAPVCFPEREVPVDPYALGLLLGDGCITGSTTPSFSTEDPELAASLEAALPGTQARPRGGPDYVLNRIKEPGDVVTLENPVVHALRELDLLGCRSHTKFVPDAYLHNSAEVRLAVLQGLLDSDGGPVAQADRTCRIQYGTTSILLRDDVIALVQSLGGVAYARRRAVAGRKPGSVKGREVHHRRDAHVIDIRLPEGIEPFRLARKAEKYHTAGGGGRPMRFIDSIEPAGREETVCIQVAAEDSLYVTQDYLLTHNTLNDAFIILDEAQNTNPEQMKMFLTRLGFESKIVITGDVTQIDLPGGTKSGLRQVQNILEGVEDVHFSRLTSTDVVRHKLVGRIVDAYEQYDSRTGQSG; encoded by the coding sequence ATGACGCAGACACCCACAGCCCAGAGCCCCGCGCAGGGGCAGGCACGCGCCCACTTCACGGTTCCGGCCAAGCACCCGATGGTCACGGTCCTTGGCTCCGGAGACTCCCTGCTGCGCGTGATCGAGAACGCGTTCCCGGCCACCGACATCCACGTCCGGGGAAATGAGATCAGCGCGATCGGCGACCAGCGGGAAGTCGCTCTGATCCAGCGTCTTTTCGACGAGATGATGCTGGTGCTGCGCACCGGTCAACCCATGACGGAGGATGCGGTGGAGCGCTCGATCGCCATGCTGCGCGCGGCGGAGAACGGCGGCGAGCAGGCGGAGACCCCCGCCGAGGTCCTCACGCAGAACATCCTCTCCAACCGGGGCCGCACCATCCGCCCGAAGACCCTGAACCAGAAGCGCTACGTCGACGCCATCGACAAGCACACGGTCGTCTTCGGCATCGGCCCCGCCGGCACGGGCAAGACCTACCTGGCCATGGCCAAGGCGGTCCAGGCGCTCCAGTCCAAGCAGGTCACCCGCATCATCCTGACCCGGCCCGCGGTCGAGGCGGGCGAGCGGCTCGGCTTCCTGCCCGGCACGCTCTACGAGAAGATCGACCCGTACCTGCGCCCGCTCTACGACGCGCTGCACGACATGCTCGACCCCGACTCCATCCCGCGCCTGATGGCCGCGGGCACGATCGAGGTGGCGCCGCTGGCGTACATGCGGGGGCGCAGCCAACCTGTGTTCACCAACGTCCTCACACCGGACGGGTGGCGTCCCATTGGAGACCTGCAGGTTGGCGACCTGGTCGTCGGCTCGAACGGTGAGCCGACGCCGGTCCTCGGTGTCTACCCGCAGGGCGAGCGGGACATCTACCGCGTCACGGCCCAGGACGGTTCCTGGACCCTATGCTGCGGTGAGCATCTGTGGACCGTACGGACGGCTGCGGACAAGCGCCGCAACAAGCCGTGGCGGGTCCTGGAGACCCAGGAGATGATCGGCAACCTGCGGGCGGCGCACGCACGCCGGTACGAGCTGCCACTGCTCACCGCGCCGGTCTGCTTCCCCGAGCGCGAGGTCCCTGTCGACCCGTACGCATTGGGGCTCCTGCTGGGCGACGGGTGTATCACGGGGTCCACCACCCCGTCGTTCTCGACCGAGGACCCGGAGCTCGCCGCATCGCTGGAAGCCGCGTTGCCGGGTACCCAGGCGCGCCCCAGGGGAGGGCCCGACTACGTCCTGAACCGGATCAAGGAGCCTGGTGACGTCGTCACGCTCGAAAATCCGGTGGTGCATGCGCTGCGCGAGTTGGATCTGCTCGGCTGCCGCTCGCACACCAAGTTCGTTCCGGACGCCTACCTGCACAACTCCGCCGAGGTCCGGCTCGCGGTGCTCCAGGGGCTCCTCGACTCCGACGGCGGCCCGGTTGCGCAGGCCGACCGCACCTGCCGCATCCAGTACGGGACGACGTCGATCCTGCTCCGCGACGACGTGATCGCCCTGGTGCAGTCCCTGGGCGGTGTCGCATATGCCAGGCGTCGGGCCGTCGCAGGGCGCAAACCCGGTAGCGTCAAGGGCCGCGAGGTGCACCACCGCCGCGACGCCCACGTCATCGACATCCGCCTCCCCGAAGGCATCGAGCCCTTCCGTCTCGCCCGCAAGGCCGAGAAGTACCACACGGCCGGAGGCGGCGGACGTCCCATGCGCTTCATCGACAGCATCGAGCCGGCAGGTCGCGAGGAGACGGTCTGCATCCAGGTCGCCGCAGAGGACTCGCTGTACGTCACCCAGGACTACCTGCTTACGCACAACACGCTCAACGACGCGTTCATCATTCTGGACGAGGCGCAGAACACGAACCCCGAGCAGATGAAGATGTTCCTCACGCGGCTCGGCTTCGAATCCAAGATAGTAATCACCGGTGACGTCACCCAGATCGACCTTCCGGGCGGCACCAAGAGCGGTCTGCGGCAGGTGCAGAACATCCTGGAGGGCGTCGAGGACGTCCACTTCTCGCGGCTCACCAGCACCGACGTCGTCCGGCACAAGCTCGTCGGCCGTATTGTCGACGCGTACGAGCAGTACGACAGCCGCACCGGGCAGTCGGGCTGA
- a CDS encoding PfkB family carbohydrate kinase, whose product MRPVLDPLAAVRRPDDPACDVYLTGPVFLDIVFTGLDSAPVRGTESWARGMGSSPGGVANMATALARLGLRTSLAAAFGDDMYGDYCRDALDRGEGIDLSLSRTVPGWHSPVTVSMAYEGERTMVSHGHEAPPTRAGAAEGAFDGEPAPECPPPARACVASLVPGSREEWIAHAARRGSRIFADVGWDDTGRWDPADLADLEHCEAFLPNAVEAMRYTRTDCPRAAARALTEKVPVAVVTLGAEGAYAVDGRTGESAEVPAIAVEALDPTGAGDVFVAGFITGSLAGWPLADRLAFAGLTAALSVQEFGGSLSAPGWVEIAAWWQHVRTFDDQSLVAGQGSALRRYAFLDGLLPSAPRPWPLRRAVPTIGFRQS is encoded by the coding sequence GTGCGCCCGGTGCTCGATCCGCTCGCCGCCGTCCGCCGCCCCGACGACCCGGCCTGCGACGTCTACCTGACCGGCCCCGTCTTCCTCGACATCGTCTTCACCGGCCTCGACTCGGCTCCCGTGCGCGGTACCGAGTCCTGGGCCCGCGGCATGGGCTCAAGCCCCGGTGGCGTGGCCAACATGGCCACCGCGCTCGCCCGGCTCGGGCTGCGCACCTCACTCGCCGCCGCCTTCGGCGACGACATGTACGGCGACTACTGCCGGGACGCCCTCGACCGTGGCGAGGGCATCGACCTGTCGCTGTCGCGCACGGTGCCGGGCTGGCACTCGCCGGTCACCGTCTCCATGGCGTACGAGGGCGAGCGCACGATGGTCTCGCACGGGCACGAAGCGCCGCCGACGCGGGCGGGGGCGGCGGAGGGGGCGTTTGACGGGGAGCCCGCCCCGGAGTGCCCGCCGCCGGCGCGCGCCTGCGTGGCCTCGCTGGTGCCCGGCAGCCGTGAGGAGTGGATCGCGCACGCCGCGCGCCGGGGCAGCCGGATCTTCGCCGACGTGGGCTGGGACGACACCGGCCGTTGGGACCCGGCCGACCTCGCCGACCTGGAGCACTGCGAGGCGTTCCTTCCCAACGCCGTCGAGGCGATGCGCTACACCCGCACCGACTGCCCGCGCGCCGCGGCCCGCGCGCTGACCGAGAAGGTGCCGGTGGCGGTCGTGACGCTGGGCGCCGAAGGCGCGTACGCCGTGGACGGCCGTACCGGCGAGAGCGCCGAGGTGCCCGCGATCGCGGTGGAGGCGCTGGACCCGACCGGCGCCGGGGACGTCTTCGTGGCCGGGTTCATCACCGGCAGCCTGGCCGGCTGGCCGCTCGCCGACCGGCTCGCCTTCGCCGGCCTGACCGCCGCCCTGTCGGTGCAGGAGTTCGGCGGATCGCTGTCCGCGCCGGGCTGGGTGGAGATCGCCGCCTGGTGGCAGCACGTGCGGACCTTCGACGACCAGAGCCTGGTCGCAGGGCAGGGCAGCGCGCTGCGCCGGTACGCGTTCCTGGACGGCCTGCTGCCCTCCGCGCCCCGCCCCTGGCCGCTGCGCCGTGCGGTACCCACCATCGGTTTCCGCCAGTCGTGA
- a CDS encoding cytidine deaminase — MSDTTALAPEDQKIITLARATRARNGVPEGAAVRDETGRTYVAGTVALESLHLSALRTAVAMAVASGATSLEAAAVVSDVAAVSDEDRAAVRDLGGPLTPVILAGPDGTPRATVTAG; from the coding sequence ATGAGCGATACGACGGCGTTGGCCCCGGAAGACCAGAAGATCATCACGCTCGCCCGTGCCACGCGGGCGCGCAACGGCGTGCCCGAGGGCGCGGCCGTCCGCGATGAGACCGGGCGCACCTACGTCGCCGGCACCGTCGCCCTGGAGTCGCTCCACCTGAGCGCGCTGCGCACGGCCGTCGCGATGGCCGTGGCCAGCGGCGCCACCTCGCTGGAGGCCGCCGCAGTGGTCAGCGACGTCGCGGCCGTCTCCGACGAGGACCGGGCGGCGGTGCGAGACCTCGGCGGGCCGCTGACCCCGGTGATCCTCGCGGGCCCGGACGGCACGCCGCGCGCCACGGTGACCGCCGGGTGA
- a CDS encoding GNAT family N-acetyltransferase, which translates to MISHHPTLDRLERYYDAVLRPLARAEDVGPLTLFVRDGAGWPLYARPALGLTAGVSADDVDRMRARQRALGLPESFEWVAETTPTLRAAAQRSGLVVREHPLLVLGAGALLPVVRHRPDGVTVRMVAPADPALPSALTVPHLAFAEPGGRVGATGLAELEAALPRHGGQPAVRTVVEGIRAGRTAVAAAVDDESGLALCAGQRHVVADVSEIVGVGTLPAARRRGLALAVTSALATDARARGVRTVFLSASDAEVERLYEQIGFVRVGTAMVASPAA; encoded by the coding sequence ATGATCTCTCACCACCCCACGCTGGATCGCCTGGAGCGGTACTACGACGCGGTGTTACGCCCGCTCGCCCGGGCCGAGGATGTCGGGCCGCTGACCCTGTTCGTCCGCGACGGGGCCGGCTGGCCGCTGTACGCGCGGCCTGCGCTCGGGCTGACGGCGGGCGTGAGCGCGGACGACGTGGACCGGATGCGAGCCAGACAGCGGGCGCTCGGCCTCCCGGAGAGCTTCGAGTGGGTGGCGGAGACCACGCCCACGCTGCGCGCCGCCGCGCAGCGGTCCGGCCTCGTGGTGCGCGAGCACCCGCTGCTGGTGCTGGGGGCCGGCGCGCTGCTGCCGGTCGTGCGCCACCGGCCCGACGGCGTCACGGTGCGCATGGTGGCCCCCGCCGATCCCGCGCTGCCCAGCGCCCTGACGGTGCCGCACCTCGCGTTCGCGGAACCCGGCGGGCGGGTCGGCGCGACGGGGCTCGCGGAGTTGGAGGCGGCGCTGCCCCGGCACGGCGGGCAGCCGGCGGTGCGGACCGTCGTGGAGGGGATCAGGGCCGGGCGGACGGCGGTCGCGGCGGCCGTGGACGACGAGAGCGGGCTCGCGCTGTGCGCGGGCCAGCGGCACGTGGTCGCGGACGTGAGCGAGATCGTCGGCGTGGGCACGCTACCGGCGGCGCGCCGCCGCGGGCTGGCGCTCGCGGTGACCTCCGCGCTCGCGACGGACGCCCGCGCCCGCGGGGTGCGCACCGTCTTCCTGTCCGCGTCCGACGCGGAGGTGGAGCGGCTGTACGAGCAGATCGGCTTCGTGCGGGTGGGCACGGCGATGGTCGCGAGCCCGGCGGCGTGA
- a CDS encoding RICIN domain-containing protein: protein MRVRAKVLRCLSTVAVTAAAATALPASVQAAESSAMLPREGTIRTFASKCLDVHRGSQANGAPIIQYTCGAGKANQRFDFIPVGGGLHKIHPTHTSGKCLDVANRSTRDEAPIIQYSCKPGGSDANQRFRIVADGGDRVLIKTFAGKCFDVKGASTANGAPIIQYRCKAPGANANQRFRIIA, encoded by the coding sequence ATGCGCGTTCGCGCGAAAGTTCTGCGCTGTCTGTCCACCGTCGCCGTCACGGCCGCCGCGGCGACCGCCCTGCCGGCCAGCGTCCAGGCGGCCGAGAGTTCGGCCATGCTGCCCCGTGAGGGCACGATCAGAACGTTCGCCAGCAAGTGTCTCGACGTCCACCGCGGCAGCCAGGCGAACGGCGCGCCGATCATCCAGTACACCTGCGGTGCCGGCAAGGCGAACCAGCGCTTCGACTTCATCCCGGTCGGCGGCGGCCTGCACAAGATCCACCCCACCCACACCAGCGGCAAGTGCCTCGACGTCGCCAACAGGAGCACGCGCGACGAGGCCCCGATCATCCAGTACTCCTGCAAGCCCGGAGGCAGCGACGCCAACCAGCGGTTCCGCATCGTCGCCGACGGCGGCGACCGGGTCCTCATCAAGACCTTCGCCGGCAAGTGCTTCGACGTGAAGGGCGCCAGCACCGCGAACGGCGCACCGATCATCCAGTACCGGTGCAAGGCGCCGGGCGCCAACGCGAACCAGAGGTTCCGCATCATCGCCTGA
- a CDS encoding M4 family metallopeptidase — protein MDDSRTRNRPPAAANAARPLSHHTHHHGVFCTIVPPHVLDRLARADDPALHEPARRTLERDALQRTRRRITTVRGIRATAADREATDQPRRTIYDAGNREELPGEKVRGEGEDPGQDASVNRAYAGLGATFDLFLKVYGRRSIDGGGLPLDATVHYGQDYGNAFWDGERMVFGDGDGEVFRDFTLPLDVIGHELTHGVTQYTANLEYFSQPGALNESVSDVFGTLIKQHSLGQTADQADWLIGAELLTDRVTGEALRSMKAPGTAYDDDVLGKDPQPATMDDYVDTSDDNGGVHINSGIPNHAFYLAATDLGGYAWERAGQIWYDVLTGGELAADANFTDFARLTLAAAESRFGAGDEQRALQKAWSRVGVETA, from the coding sequence ATGGACGACTCACGCACGCGCAACCGCCCGCCCGCCGCCGCCAACGCGGCCCGACCCCTCTCCCACCACACCCACCACCACGGTGTCTTCTGCACCATCGTCCCCCCACACGTCCTGGACCGGCTGGCCCGCGCCGACGACCCGGCACTGCACGAGCCGGCCCGCCGCACCCTGGAGCGGGACGCCCTGCAGCGCACCAGGCGGCGCATCACCACGGTCCGCGGCATCCGCGCCACCGCCGCCGACCGCGAGGCCACGGACCAGCCGCGCCGGACGATCTACGACGCCGGGAACCGCGAGGAGTTGCCCGGCGAGAAGGTCCGCGGCGAGGGCGAGGACCCGGGCCAGGACGCGAGCGTCAACCGCGCCTACGCCGGCCTCGGCGCCACCTTCGACCTGTTCCTCAAGGTCTACGGCCGGCGCTCCATCGACGGCGGCGGCCTGCCGCTGGACGCGACCGTCCACTACGGCCAGGACTACGGCAACGCGTTCTGGGACGGCGAGCGCATGGTCTTCGGCGACGGCGACGGCGAGGTCTTCCGGGACTTCACGCTGCCGCTCGACGTCATCGGCCACGAACTCACCCACGGCGTCACGCAGTACACCGCCAACCTGGAGTACTTCAGCCAGCCGGGCGCGCTCAACGAGTCGGTCTCCGACGTCTTCGGCACGCTGATCAAGCAGCACTCCCTGGGCCAGACCGCCGACCAGGCCGACTGGCTGATCGGCGCGGAGCTGCTGACCGACCGGGTGACCGGCGAGGCGCTGCGCTCGATGAAGGCCCCGGGCACCGCGTACGACGACGACGTGCTCGGCAAGGACCCGCAGCCCGCCACGATGGACGACTACGTCGACACCAGCGACGACAACGGCGGCGTCCACATCAACTCGGGCATCCCCAACCACGCGTTCTACCTGGCCGCGACGGACCTCGGCGGCTACGCCTGGGAGCGGGCCGGGCAGATCTGGTACGACGTGCTGACCGGCGGCGAGCTGGCCGCCGACGCCAACTTCACCGACTTCGCCCGGCTGACCCTCGCGGCGGCCGAGAGCAGGTTCGGGGCCGGCGACGAGCAGCGCGCGCTCCAGAAGGCGTGGTCCCGCGTGGGGGTGGAGACGGCCTAG
- the ybeY gene encoding rRNA maturation RNase YbeY, whose protein sequence is MAIDVNNESGTDIDEQAVLDVARYALARMRIHPLSELSIIVIDADAMEQLHIQWMDLSGPTDVMSFPMDELRPPGKDDDEPPQGLLGDIVLCPEVAKQQGAQAPTQHSMDEELQLLTVHGCLHLLGYDHEEPDERAEMFALQKAIVDDWRAERGMTGPSPAPTTR, encoded by the coding sequence ATGGCGATCGACGTCAACAACGAATCCGGCACGGACATCGACGAACAGGCGGTGCTGGACGTCGCCCGGTACGCGCTGGCCCGGATGCGCATCCACCCGCTGTCCGAGCTGTCGATCATCGTCATCGACGCCGACGCCATGGAGCAGCTCCACATCCAGTGGATGGACCTGTCAGGCCCCACCGACGTCATGTCCTTCCCGATGGACGAGCTGCGCCCACCGGGCAAGGACGACGACGAGCCGCCCCAGGGGTTGCTCGGCGACATCGTGCTCTGCCCCGAGGTGGCCAAGCAGCAGGGCGCCCAGGCCCCGACGCAGCACTCGATGGACGAGGAACTCCAGTTGCTCACCGTGCACGGCTGCCTGCACCTGCTCGGCTACGACCACGAGGAGCCGGACGAGCGGGCCGAGATGTTCGCCCTGCAGAAGGCCATCGTGGACGACTGGCGGGCCGAGCGCGGCATGACCGGCCCGTCCCCGGCCCCCACCACCAGGTGA
- a CDS encoding protealysin inhibitor emfourin has translation MRITVTRTGGFAGITRRAGLDSTGRADAPHLEELARAALADGAPDRPAGVPDGFQYGIEVDGATVYCADPRLSAAQRELIRTVLREGA, from the coding sequence ATGCGGATTACCGTCACCAGAACCGGCGGCTTCGCCGGCATCACGCGCCGGGCGGGCCTCGACAGCACCGGCCGGGCCGACGCCCCCCACCTGGAGGAACTGGCCCGCGCCGCGCTGGCCGACGGGGCACCGGACCGGCCGGCGGGCGTGCCCGACGGCTTCCAGTACGGCATCGAGGTGGACGGCGCCACGGTCTACTGCGCCGACCCGCGACTCAGCGCGGCGCAGCGGGAGTTGATCAGGACGGTGCTGCGGGAGGGGGCGTAA